The following coding sequences lie in one Lolium perenne isolate Kyuss_39 chromosome 2, Kyuss_2.0, whole genome shotgun sequence genomic window:
- the LOC127330927 gene encoding uncharacterized protein isoform X3, with protein MTTPTGRLACWAVLLAAAGLFARGLPASAVEDRLGAQTPSEFGASSGDAGAPLLHGDDLPCGSPSSSTHTCADLNGTGSLDTTCSLTTTTLLTAPACVYGAGSLSILPGVTIACPHPGCSLALNLSGTIALGERAQVVAGSITLYATNVSLGADSAVNTTGLAGEPPPQTSGTPHSLEGAGGGHGGRGASCKVSNDTNWGGDVYAWVYLDSPWSYGSKGGSFSADEDLGGDGGGRVLLRASEILSVDGDVLAEGGVGGLRGGGGSGGSIMVQAYKLYGNGTISASGGNGWGGGGGGRISLESYSIQQDLEIIVHGGQSFGCPENAGAAGTIYDTSLETLKVSNGNFTTHTETPLLGFSVTKLWSNVLVESNAKVLVPLLWSRVQVTGQIRLLSNGSICFGLSDNPISEFELVAEELLMSDSVIKVYGAFRMYVKVLLMWDSKIQIDGGAKDVVLTSMLEARNLVVLKHGSVISSNAALGVYGQGLLNLSGPGDEIKARQLFLSLFYNIEVGPGSLVQAPIDEDVQSTLDALSVCESKTCPTELIAPPDDCHVNSSLSFTIQICRVEDITVGGIVRGSIIHIHRARTVTVTNDGAISASELGCMEGIGRGTFLKYGAGGGAGHGGQGGVGIYNGMISEGGQQYGNSYLPCELGSGSGSVESADHSTGGGLIVIGSTKWPLARLSIYGSVSSNGESNRGITGESNGTFKGGIGGGSGGTILFFLQWLLVEKNSALSASGGEGGIHGGGGGGGGRIHFHWSNIATGDEFVQIASINGTIESSGGTGNDDGHFGENGTVTGKECPVGLYGTFCDVPGASRAEETQSHVHRIYFMGPNTFREPWHLPYSPPDAIIGIVYEDAFNRFIDEINLVAAFEWWEGSVHSILSVLAYPCAWSWKQWRRRKKSHRLQEYVKSEYDHSCLRSCRSRALYKGLKVGSTPDLMVAYIDFFLGGDEKRLDVTSTIQKRFPMCLIFGGDGSYMSPYYLHSDALLSNLLGQYISTAIWNRLVAGLNAQLRTVKKGSIRSTLEPVISWINSHGNPQLERHGVRVELGWFQTTASGYYQLGIVVAVNEHFYKSQHHHEHAPDSGDRSRKKIAVPVQKSKQANQEQPCTSYAVSRKRLSGGVNGVVINEETLKSLDCKRDYLFPFSLLLQNCRPIGYAVTLQLLICILLVGDFSITLLMLVQYYWISVGAFLAVLLIPPLALLSPFLAGLNALFSRGPKRSSVTRIFTLWNITSVINIIVAIICGALYSGLTSLASSSAHASSTRSFKVRDDDEWWILPIVLFLVKALQAGLVNWHVANLEIQDYSLFSPDPDRFWTM; from the exons ATGACGACGCCGACGGGGCGCCTCGCCTGCTGGGCCGTGCTGCTCGCTGCGGCGGGCCTGTTTGCCCGCGGCCTCCCCGCGTCGGCGGTCGAGGACCGCCTCGGCGCGCAAACCCCTTCCGAGTTCGGCGCCTCCAGCGGGGACGCGGGGGCGCCGCTCCTGCACGGGGACGACCTCCCCTGCGGGAGCCCCTCGTCATCCACCCACACCTGCGCCGACCTGAACGGCACGGGGTCGCTCGACACGACctgctccctcaccaccaccacccTCCTCACCGCCCCCGCCTGCGTCTACGGCGCCGGGAGCCTCTCCATCCTCCCGGGCGTCACCATCGCCTGCCCCCACCCGGGCTGCTCCCTCGCGCTCAACCTCTCGGGCACCATCGCCCTCGGCGAGCGCGCGCAGGTAGTAGCAGGCTCTATCACCCTCTACGCGACCAACGTCTCGCTCGGGGCCGACTCGGCCGTCAACACCACGGGCCTCGCGGGGGAGCCCCCACCGCAGACGTCCGGGACGCCGCACAGCCTCGAGGGCGCCGGGGGCGGGCACGGCGGCCGCGGCGCGTCCTGCAAGGTCTCCAATGACACCAACTGGGGAGGGGATGTGTACGCGTGGGTCTACTTGGATAGCCCGTGGAGCTACGGGAGCAAGGGGGGCAGCTTCTCGGCCGATGAGGACCTCGGAGGGGACGGTGGGGGGCGTGTCCTGCTCAGGGCCAGCGAGATTCTCAGTGTGGATGGAGATGTGCTTGCTGAAGGAGGGGTCGGTGGTCTCAGAGGGGGTGGCGGCTCCGGTGGGAGCATTATGGTCCAAGCTTACAAGCT ATATGGAAATGGTACAATAAGTGCTTCTGGTGGTAATGGATGGGGCGGAGGCGGTGGTGGGAGGATATCTCTAGAATCTTACAGCATTCAACAAGATTTGGAAATTATAGTTCATG GTGGACAGAGTTTTGGGTGCCCTGAGAATGCAGGTGCAGCAGGTACAATATATGATACATCATTGGAGACTCTAAAGGTCAGCAATGGAAACTTCACCACGCACACGGAAACTCCATTACTGGGTTTCTCAGTGACCAAACTTTGGTCGAATGTGCTTGTGGAGAGCAATGCAAAGGTGTTGGTTCCCTTGCTGTGGTCCAGAGTACAG GTGACTGGGCAAATAAGGCTACTTAGTAACGGTAGCATCTGCTTTGGGTTATCTGACAATCCAATATCAGAGTTTGAGCTGGTTGCGGAAGAGCTTCTAATGAGTGACTCTGTTATAAAG GTGTATGGTGCTTTCAGAATGTACGTGAAGGTGCTCTTAATGTGGGATTCAAAGATTCAGATAGATGGTGGGGCTAAGGATGTTGTTCTTACATCTATGCTTGAGGCAAGAAACCTTGTTGTACTCAAG CATGGATCAGTGATATCTTCAAATGCTGCTCTGGGAGTCTATGGACAAGGTCTTCTTAACTTGAGTGGTCCTGGAGATGAAATCAAAGCGCGGCAACTGTTTCTATCTTTGTTTTACAACATTGAA GTCGGTCCTGGCTCCCTTGTCCAGGCTCCTATAGATGAGGATGTTCAAAGCACCTT GGATGCACTTTCGGTCTGTGAAAGTAAAACATGCCCTACTGAGTTAATCGCACCCCCTGATGATTGCCATGTTAACAGCTCCTTGTCCTTTACAATCCAA ATTTGCCGTGTTGAAGACATAACTGTTGGTGGCATAGTCAGGGGGAGTATAATTCACATTCATCGAGCAAGAACCGTGACTGTTACAAATGATGGTGCAATAAGTGCCTCAGAGTTAG GTTGTATGGAAGGAATTGGTAGAGGAACATTCCTTAAGTATGGAGCTGGTGGTGGTGCTGGTCATGGAGGCCAGGGTGGTGTAGGGATTTACAATGGAATGATAAGTGAAGGAGGTCAACAATATGGCAATTCCTATCTTCCATGTGAGCTAGGAAGTGGTAGCGGTTCTGTTGAGTCAGCTGACCACAGTACTGGCGGGGGATTAATAG TCATTGGGTCCACGAAATGGCCACTTGCAAGATTGTCAATATATGGATCTGTGAGCTCTAATGGTGAAAGCAATAGAGGCATAACTGGAGAATCCAATGGGACCTTTAAAGGTGGCATTGGTGGTGGTTCTGGAGGAACAATCCTTTTTTTTCTTCAATGGCTTCTGGTAGAGAAAAATTCAGCATTGTCAGCATCTGGTGGCGAAGGAGGCATACATGGcggaggtggcggtggcggtggcaggATACACTTTCACTGGTCAAATATTGCTACTGGAGATGAATTTGTTCAGATTGCTTCTATCAATGGTACAATTGAATCAAG TGGAGGAACTGGTAATGACGATGGGCATTTTGGAGAAAATGGAACAGTAACAGGAAAGGAGTGCCCGGTAGGACTATATGGAACCTTTTGTGAT GTACCTGGGGCCAGCAGGGCAGAAGAAACACAAAGCCATGTACACAGAATATACTTCATGGGGCCTAACACATTCCGAGAACCGTGGCATCTTCCTTACTCACCTCCTGACGCTATAATTGGAATTGT GTATGAAGATGCTTTTAACCGTTTTATCGATGAAATCAACTTGGTTGCAGCCTTTGAGTGGTGGGAAGGTTCCGTCCATAGTATTCTTTCAGTACTTGCATATCCTTGTGCCTGGTCTTGGAAACAATGGCGCAGAAGAAAGAAAAGTCATCGTCTTCAAGAATATGTTAAATCTGAATACGATCATTCATGTCTCCGCTCTTGCAGATCACGTGCTCTATATAAAGGCTTGAAG GTTGGTTCTACACCAGACTTGATGGTTGCTTACATTGATTTCTTTCTGGGAGGTGATGAGAAACGACTTGACGTAACATCCACAATCCAAAAGAGGTTTCCCATGTGTTTAATTTTTGGTGGTGACGGGAGCTATATGTCCCCATACTACCTACACAGCGATGCATTGCTGTCGAATCTTCTTGGCCAG TACATATCTACTGCGATCTGGAACAGATTAGTTGCTGGCTTAAATGCTCAACTGAGGACAGTAAAGAAAGGCAGCATCCGGTCAACTTTGGAACCGGTCATTTCTTGGATTAATAGTCATGGGAATCCCCAACTTGAGCGACATGGTGTTCGAGTTGAGCTAGGGTGGTTTCAGACCACTGCTTCTGGTTATTACCAGCTAGGTATTGTTGTAGCGGTGAATGAACACTTCTATAAGAGCCAACACCATCATGAGCATGCCCCAGACTCTGGTGACCGTTCAAG GAAAAAAATTGCAGTTCCAGTACAGAAATCCAAGCAGGCAAATCAGGAGCAGCCTTGCACAAGCTATGCTGTTTCAAGAAAGCGGTTGTCAGGCGGAGTGAATGGTGTGGTCATAAACGAAGAAACACTCAAGTCTCTGGACTGTAAAAGAGATTATCTCTTCCCTTTCTCGCTGCTGTTGCAAAATTGCAGGCCTATTGGCTATGCGGTAA CATTGCAGCTGCTTATCTGTATATTACTTGTTGGTGATTTTTCCATCACATTGCTTATGCTCGTACAATACTACTGGATATCCGTCGGGGCTTTCCTTGCTGTATTGCTTATTCCACCCCTTGCTTTGCTTTCTCCTTTCCTCGCTGGTCTGAATGCGCTTTTCAGTCGAGGACCAAAAAGATCTTCCGTGACCCGTATTTTTACACTTTGGAATATTACTTCTGTCATAAACATT ATTGTAGCAATCATCTGTGGTGCGTTGTACTCTGGGCTAACTTCTTTGGCGTCATCTTCAGCTCATGCATCAAGCACCAGAAG CTTCAAAGTTAGGGATGACGATGAATGGTGGATACTACCCATCGTCCTGTTTCTTGTCAAGGCACTCCAGGCGGGACTGGTCAATTGGCATGTAGCAAATCTGGAGATCCAGGATTATTCCTTATTCAGCCCTGACCCGGATAGATTCTGGACAATGTAG
- the LOC127330927 gene encoding uncharacterized protein isoform X2, producing MTTPTGRLACWAVLLAAAGLFARGLPASAVEDRLGAQTPSEFGASSGDAGAPLLHGDDLPCGSPSSSTHTCADLNGTGSLDTTCSLTTTTLLTAPACVYGAGSLSILPGVTIACPHPGCSLALNLSGTIALGERAQVVAGSITLYATNVSLGADSAVNTTGLAGEPPPQTSGTPHSLEGAGGGHGGRGASCKVSNDTNWGGDVYAWVYLDSPWSYGSKGGSFSADEDLGGDGGGRVLLRASEILSVDGDVLAEGGVGGLRGGGGSGGSIMVQAYKLYGNGTISASGGNGWGGGGGGRISLESYSIQQDLEIIVHGGQSFGCPENAGAAGTIYDTSLETLKVSNGNFTTHTETPLLGFSVTKLWSNVLVESNAKVLVPLLWSRVQVTGQIRLLSNGSICFGLSDNPISEFELVAEELLMSDSVIKVYGAFRMYVKVLLMWDSKIQIDGGAKDVVLTSMLEARNLVVLKHGSVISSNAALGVYGQGLLNLSGPGDEIKARQLFLSLFYNIEVGPGSLVQAPIDEDVQSTLDALSVCESKTCPTELIAPPDDCHVNSSLSFTIQICRVEDITVGGIVRGSIIHIHRARTVTVTNDGAISASELGCMEGIGRGTFLKYGAGGGAGHGGQGGVGIYNGMISEGGQQYGNSYLPCELGSGSGSVESADHSTGGGLIVIGSTKWPLARLSIYGSVSSNGESNRGITGESNGTFKGGIGGGSGGTILFFLQWLLVEKNSALSASGGEGGIHGGGGGGGGRIHFHWSNIATGDEFVQIASINGTIESSGGTGNDDGHFGENGTVTGKECPVGLYGTFCDECPVGTYKNVVGSNSSLCAPCSLNGLPNRADFIYVRGGVTQPSCPYKCISAKYKMPNCYTPLEELVYTFGGPWSFAIFLFFTIILLAIILTALRVKICESDITYRSTNAIHNDAYASSPFLLSLAEVPGASRAEETQSHVHRIYFMGPNTFREPWHLPYSPPDAIIGIVYEDAFNRFIDEINLVAAFEWWEGSVHSILSVLAYPCAWSWKQWRRRKKSHRLQEYVKSEYDHSCLRSCRSRALYKGLKVGSTPDLMVAYIDFFLGGDEKRLDVTSTIQKRFPMCLIFGGDGSYMSPYYLHSDALLSNLLGQYISTAIWNRLVAGLNAQLRTVKKGSIRSTLEPVISWINSHGNPQLERHGVRVELGWFQTTASGYYQLGIVVAVNEHFYKSQHHHEHAPDSGDRSRKKIAVPVQKSKQANQEQPCTSYAVSRKRLSGGVNGVVINEETLKSLDCKRDYLFPFSLLLQNCRPIGYAEALQLLICILLVGDFSITLLMLVQYYWISVGAFLAVLLIPPLALLSPFLAGLNALFSRGPKRSSVTRIFTLWNITSVINIIVAIICGALYSGLTSLASSSAHASSTRSFKVRDDDEWWILPIVLFLVKALQAGLVNWHVANLEIQDYSLFSPDPDRFWTM from the exons ATGACGACGCCGACGGGGCGCCTCGCCTGCTGGGCCGTGCTGCTCGCTGCGGCGGGCCTGTTTGCCCGCGGCCTCCCCGCGTCGGCGGTCGAGGACCGCCTCGGCGCGCAAACCCCTTCCGAGTTCGGCGCCTCCAGCGGGGACGCGGGGGCGCCGCTCCTGCACGGGGACGACCTCCCCTGCGGGAGCCCCTCGTCATCCACCCACACCTGCGCCGACCTGAACGGCACGGGGTCGCTCGACACGACctgctccctcaccaccaccacccTCCTCACCGCCCCCGCCTGCGTCTACGGCGCCGGGAGCCTCTCCATCCTCCCGGGCGTCACCATCGCCTGCCCCCACCCGGGCTGCTCCCTCGCGCTCAACCTCTCGGGCACCATCGCCCTCGGCGAGCGCGCGCAGGTAGTAGCAGGCTCTATCACCCTCTACGCGACCAACGTCTCGCTCGGGGCCGACTCGGCCGTCAACACCACGGGCCTCGCGGGGGAGCCCCCACCGCAGACGTCCGGGACGCCGCACAGCCTCGAGGGCGCCGGGGGCGGGCACGGCGGCCGCGGCGCGTCCTGCAAGGTCTCCAATGACACCAACTGGGGAGGGGATGTGTACGCGTGGGTCTACTTGGATAGCCCGTGGAGCTACGGGAGCAAGGGGGGCAGCTTCTCGGCCGATGAGGACCTCGGAGGGGACGGTGGGGGGCGTGTCCTGCTCAGGGCCAGCGAGATTCTCAGTGTGGATGGAGATGTGCTTGCTGAAGGAGGGGTCGGTGGTCTCAGAGGGGGTGGCGGCTCCGGTGGGAGCATTATGGTCCAAGCTTACAAGCT ATATGGAAATGGTACAATAAGTGCTTCTGGTGGTAATGGATGGGGCGGAGGCGGTGGTGGGAGGATATCTCTAGAATCTTACAGCATTCAACAAGATTTGGAAATTATAGTTCATG GTGGACAGAGTTTTGGGTGCCCTGAGAATGCAGGTGCAGCAGGTACAATATATGATACATCATTGGAGACTCTAAAGGTCAGCAATGGAAACTTCACCACGCACACGGAAACTCCATTACTGGGTTTCTCAGTGACCAAACTTTGGTCGAATGTGCTTGTGGAGAGCAATGCAAAGGTGTTGGTTCCCTTGCTGTGGTCCAGAGTACAG GTGACTGGGCAAATAAGGCTACTTAGTAACGGTAGCATCTGCTTTGGGTTATCTGACAATCCAATATCAGAGTTTGAGCTGGTTGCGGAAGAGCTTCTAATGAGTGACTCTGTTATAAAG GTGTATGGTGCTTTCAGAATGTACGTGAAGGTGCTCTTAATGTGGGATTCAAAGATTCAGATAGATGGTGGGGCTAAGGATGTTGTTCTTACATCTATGCTTGAGGCAAGAAACCTTGTTGTACTCAAG CATGGATCAGTGATATCTTCAAATGCTGCTCTGGGAGTCTATGGACAAGGTCTTCTTAACTTGAGTGGTCCTGGAGATGAAATCAAAGCGCGGCAACTGTTTCTATCTTTGTTTTACAACATTGAA GTCGGTCCTGGCTCCCTTGTCCAGGCTCCTATAGATGAGGATGTTCAAAGCACCTT GGATGCACTTTCGGTCTGTGAAAGTAAAACATGCCCTACTGAGTTAATCGCACCCCCTGATGATTGCCATGTTAACAGCTCCTTGTCCTTTACAATCCAA ATTTGCCGTGTTGAAGACATAACTGTTGGTGGCATAGTCAGGGGGAGTATAATTCACATTCATCGAGCAAGAACCGTGACTGTTACAAATGATGGTGCAATAAGTGCCTCAGAGTTAG GTTGTATGGAAGGAATTGGTAGAGGAACATTCCTTAAGTATGGAGCTGGTGGTGGTGCTGGTCATGGAGGCCAGGGTGGTGTAGGGATTTACAATGGAATGATAAGTGAAGGAGGTCAACAATATGGCAATTCCTATCTTCCATGTGAGCTAGGAAGTGGTAGCGGTTCTGTTGAGTCAGCTGACCACAGTACTGGCGGGGGATTAATAG TCATTGGGTCCACGAAATGGCCACTTGCAAGATTGTCAATATATGGATCTGTGAGCTCTAATGGTGAAAGCAATAGAGGCATAACTGGAGAATCCAATGGGACCTTTAAAGGTGGCATTGGTGGTGGTTCTGGAGGAACAATCCTTTTTTTTCTTCAATGGCTTCTGGTAGAGAAAAATTCAGCATTGTCAGCATCTGGTGGCGAAGGAGGCATACATGGcggaggtggcggtggcggtggcaggATACACTTTCACTGGTCAAATATTGCTACTGGAGATGAATTTGTTCAGATTGCTTCTATCAATGGTACAATTGAATCAAG TGGAGGAACTGGTAATGACGATGGGCATTTTGGAGAAAATGGAACAGTAACAGGAAAGGAGTGCCCGGTAGGACTATATGGAACCTTTTGTGAT GAATGCCCAGTTGGCACATATAAAAATGTTGTTGGGTCCAACTCATCTCTCTGTGCCCCTTGTTCTTTGAATGGTCTTCCAAACCGTGCTGACTTCATATATGTAAGAG GTGGTGTTACCCAGCCATCCTGCCCGTATAAGTGCATATCTGCTAAGTACAAGATGCCAAATTGTTACACACCACTTGAGGAACTAGTATATACTTTTGGGGGTCCTTGGTCTTTTGCAATTTTCCTATTCTTTACAATTATTCTTTTGGCAATCATCTTAACTGCTCTAAGAGTTAAGATTTGCGAGAGTGACATCACGTACCGGTCAACAAATGCAATCCACAATGATGCATATGCTTCTTCACCATTTTTGCTTTCACTGGCTGAG GTACCTGGGGCCAGCAGGGCAGAAGAAACACAAAGCCATGTACACAGAATATACTTCATGGGGCCTAACACATTCCGAGAACCGTGGCATCTTCCTTACTCACCTCCTGACGCTATAATTGGAATTGT GTATGAAGATGCTTTTAACCGTTTTATCGATGAAATCAACTTGGTTGCAGCCTTTGAGTGGTGGGAAGGTTCCGTCCATAGTATTCTTTCAGTACTTGCATATCCTTGTGCCTGGTCTTGGAAACAATGGCGCAGAAGAAAGAAAAGTCATCGTCTTCAAGAATATGTTAAATCTGAATACGATCATTCATGTCTCCGCTCTTGCAGATCACGTGCTCTATATAAAGGCTTGAAG GTTGGTTCTACACCAGACTTGATGGTTGCTTACATTGATTTCTTTCTGGGAGGTGATGAGAAACGACTTGACGTAACATCCACAATCCAAAAGAGGTTTCCCATGTGTTTAATTTTTGGTGGTGACGGGAGCTATATGTCCCCATACTACCTACACAGCGATGCATTGCTGTCGAATCTTCTTGGCCAG TACATATCTACTGCGATCTGGAACAGATTAGTTGCTGGCTTAAATGCTCAACTGAGGACAGTAAAGAAAGGCAGCATCCGGTCAACTTTGGAACCGGTCATTTCTTGGATTAATAGTCATGGGAATCCCCAACTTGAGCGACATGGTGTTCGAGTTGAGCTAGGGTGGTTTCAGACCACTGCTTCTGGTTATTACCAGCTAGGTATTGTTGTAGCGGTGAATGAACACTTCTATAAGAGCCAACACCATCATGAGCATGCCCCAGACTCTGGTGACCGTTCAAG GAAAAAAATTGCAGTTCCAGTACAGAAATCCAAGCAGGCAAATCAGGAGCAGCCTTGCACAAGCTATGCTGTTTCAAGAAAGCGGTTGTCAGGCGGAGTGAATGGTGTGGTCATAAACGAAGAAACACTCAAGTCTCTGGACTGTAAAAGAGATTATCTCTTCCCTTTCTCGCTGCTGTTGCAAAATTGCAGGCCTATTGGCTATGCG GAAGCATTGCAGCTGCTTATCTGTATATTACTTGTTGGTGATTTTTCCATCACATTGCTTATGCTCGTACAATACTACTGGATATCCGTCGGGGCTTTCCTTGCTGTATTGCTTATTCCACCCCTTGCTTTGCTTTCTCCTTTCCTCGCTGGTCTGAATGCGCTTTTCAGTCGAGGACCAAAAAGATCTTCCGTGACCCGTATTTTTACACTTTGGAATATTACTTCTGTCATAAACATT ATTGTAGCAATCATCTGTGGTGCGTTGTACTCTGGGCTAACTTCTTTGGCGTCATCTTCAGCTCATGCATCAAGCACCAGAAG CTTCAAAGTTAGGGATGACGATGAATGGTGGATACTACCCATCGTCCTGTTTCTTGTCAAGGCACTCCAGGCGGGACTGGTCAATTGGCATGTAGCAAATCTGGAGATCCAGGATTATTCCTTATTCAGCCCTGACCCGGATAGATTCTGGACAATGTAG